In Oryza brachyantha chromosome 1, ObraRS2, whole genome shotgun sequence, the following are encoded in one genomic region:
- the LOC102710350 gene encoding pentatricopeptide repeat-containing protein At1g33350-like, which produces MSLPRRLAASELIAAIRDASCPSSALRLYSLLRDTARLEDRYRLAWPAAVFVVKHLTAAASLPLLSHFHAHLLRSNLLAYSHVASSLLRGYSLLSPALARHLFDEMPSSTCNLVVVNVMLWSLCRSSDLASARAFFDSIPNKDAASWSTMLACYFSHNHLADGLAFFRTMTITTQVVADHVMLVTVLTGCASAGLLPVYCRAIHGYIVRHEFNFNMHLGTSLIDCYAKTGCLDYASRLFWRVPSRNVTHWTAMICGAAVHLGGELAIQLFEEMSLSGVQPNEMTFTAVLSACRQAGLVDQGKLFFKLMVDKYGLEPTIHHYGCIVDLYAKAGKLEEAYEVIKTMRMEPNIIIWTSLLAACKKFKNFDIAVEGMEKALTMEIPEENGGLYALISDLYAMGGRWEDVIRVRNLMAERNVRKSRGSSTIRVGETQGFTLPTVS; this is translated from the coding sequence ATGTCccttccccgccgcctcgccgccagcgAACTCATCGCCGCAATCCGCGACGCCTCCTGCCCTTCATCAGCCCTCCGTCTCTACTCCCTCCTCCGCGACACCGCCCGCCTCGAGGATCGCTACCGTCTCGCCTggcccgccgccgtcttcgtcgTCAAGCACctcacggccgccgcctccctccccctgCTCTCCCACTTCCACGCCCACCTCCTCAGGTCCAATCTCCTTGCCTACTCTCacgtcgcctcctccctcctacGCGGTTACTCACTCCTTTCACCCGCACTCGCCCGCCACCTGTTCGATGAAATGCCATCCTCCACCTGCAACCTGGTCGTCGTCAACGTTATGCTCTGGTCCCTCTGCCGATCGTCCGACCTCGCTTCCGCGCGAGCCTTCTTTGATTCCATCCCTAACAAGGACGCGGCCTCTTGGTCGACCATGCTTGCATGTTATTTCTCCCACAATCACCTAGCCGATGGCCTTGCTTTCTTCCGCACAATGACAATCACCACCCAAGTTGTTGCAGACCATGTGATGCTCGTCACCGTTCTCACGGGTTGTGCATCGGCTGGCTTGCTTCCGGTATACTGCAGGGCCATTCATGGATATATTGTGCGGCACGAATTCAACTTCAACATGCACCTCGGAACATCTTTGATTGATTGCTATGCCAAAACTGGCTGCCTTGATTATGCATCCCGTTTGTTTTGGCGAGTCCCTTCGAGGAATGTGACGCACTGGACTGCAATGATTTGTGGGGCCGCAGTGCATCTTGGCGGTGAACTGGCCATCCAGCTGTTTGAGGAGATGAGTCTGAGTGGAGTTCAACCAAATGAGATGACATTCACAGCTGTGCTCAGTGCATGTCGGCAAGCTGGACTGGTGGATCAAGGGAAGTTGTTCTTTAAACTTATGGTTGACAAATATGGCCTTGAGCCGACTATACATCACTATGGCTGCATTGTTGATCTCTATGCAAAGGCTGGGAAACTGGAGGAGGCTTATGAGGTTATCAAGACCATGAGAATGGAGCCAAATATCATCATTTGGACTTCGTTGTTAGCAGCATGCAAgaagttcaaaaattttgacattgcAGTGGAGGGAATGGAGAAAGCCTTGACAATGGAGATACCAGAAGAAAATGGTGGATTATATGCACTGATTTCTGACCTGTATGCTATGGGTGGACGGTGGGAAGACGTGATAAGGGTTAGGAATTTGATGGCAGAACGTAATGTGAGGAAGAGCAGAGGATCAAGCACCATTCGGGTGGGTGAAACACAGGGCTTTACTCTTCCTACGGTCAGTTGA
- the LOC102710639 gene encoding nucleotide pyrophosphatase/phosphodiesterase-like — MARLLLLVLLLVLIGGICGAAASSSSAFLPAAETMRVSYAGKSEFRTVNRKPLGSCLDPSPYLAISVSTGGAPLPDEAFLNVTVSGILRPDRSHWLAMITPSNSSVLGCPLNGVNYIETGDLASLPLLCHYPVKAQYLTSDPGYLRCMSSACPKRRASGSCKVRTCAATLAFHVVNFRTDVEFVLFSGGFATPCVLKRSGAIPFANPAKPLHGHLSSVDSKATSMKLTWVSGDGKPQQVQYGSGKAAASVATTFTHKDMCSIAVLPSPAKDFGWHDPGYIHSAVMTGLQPSQFYTYRYGSDSVGWSDTIKFRTPPAAGSGELSFVIFGDMGKAPLDPSVEHYIQPGSTSVAKAVAAEMQTGKVDSIFHIGDISYATGFLVEWDFFLHLITPLASQVSYMTAIGNHERDYAGSGSVYPTPDSGGECGVAYESYFPMPAAGKDKPWYSIEQGSVHFIVMSTEHEWSEKSEQYNWMEEDLSSVDRSRTPWVIFIGHRPMYSSSSGILPSVDPNFVASVEPLLLNYKVDLVFFGHVHNYERTCAIYQGNCKGMPKKDAKGVDTYDNSNYTGPVHAIVGAGGFSLDGFPKIGRASWSLSRISEFGYARVHATKTDILVQFVNSNTTAVRDQFRIVKGAR, encoded by the exons atggcgcgcctcctcctgctggtgctgctgctcgtgCTCATCGGCGGCATctgcggcgccgcggcgagctcctcgtcggcgtTCCTTCCCGCGGCGGAGACGATGCGCGTCAGCTACGCGGGGAAGTCGGAGTTCAGGACGGTGAACAGGAAGCCGCTGGGGTCGTGCCTGGACCCGAGCCCGTACCTGGCGATCAGTGTCagcaccggcggcgcgccgctcCCCGACGAGGCGTTCCTCAACGTCACCGTCTCCGGCATCCTCAGGCCCGATCGCTCCCACTGGCTCGCCATGATCACGCCCTCCAACTCCAG TGTATTGGGGTGTCCTCTGAACGGTGTCAATTACATCGAGACCGGTGACCTTGCGAGCCTCCCTCTTCTGTGCCACTACCCTGTCAAG GCCCAGTACCTGACGAGCGACCCGGGGTACCTGCGGTGCATGAGCTCCGCGTGCCCGAAGCGCCGCGCGTCCGGCAGCTGCAAGGTCCGGACCTGCGCCGCCACGCTGGCGTTCCACGTCGTCAACTTCCGCACCGACGTGGAGTTCGTCCTCTTCTCCGGCGGCTTCGCCACGCCGTGCGTCCTCAAGCGCTCCGGCGCGATCCCGTTCGCCAACCCCGCCAAGCCGCTCCACGGCCACCTCTCCAGCGTCGACTCCAAGGCCACCTCG ATGAAGCTTACGTGGGTGAGTGGAGACGGGAAGCCGCAGCAGGTTCAGTACGGGAGTGGCAAGGCTGCTGCTTCTGTCGCCACGACATTTACTCATAAGGACATGTGCA GCATTGCCGTGCTGCCGAGCCCTGCAAAGGATTTCGGGTGGCATGATCCAGGTTACATCCATTCGGCAGTCATGACCGGTCTCCAGCCTTCTCAGTTCTACACTTACCGTTACGGAAG TGATTCTGTTGGTTGGAGTGACACAATCAAATTCAGAACCCCACCAGCTGCAGGTTCAGGGGAGCTTTCCTTCGTGATCTTTGGCGATATGGGGAAGGCTCCACTGGACCCATCCGTGGAACACTATATTCAG CCTGGATCGACCTCGGTGGCCAAAGCAGTGGCTGCAGAGATGCAAACCGGAAAGGTCGACTCGATCTTCCACATAGGAGACATCAGCTACGCCACGGGCTTCCTGGTCGAGTGGGACTTCTTCCTCCACCTCATCACGCCGCTCGCTTCGCAGGTGTCCTACATGACCGCTATTGGCAACCACGAGAG AGACTATGCAGGGTCTGGATCTGTGTATCCAACCCCGGACTCAGGCGGTGAATGCGGAGTCGCCTATGAGTCCTACTTCCCCATGCCTGCTGCCGGCAAGGACAAGCCATGGTATTCCATCGAGCAAGGGAGCGTTCACTTCATTGTGATGTCCACCGAGCACGAGTGGTCAGAGAAGTCGGAGCAA TACAATTGGATGGAAGAGGATTTGTCATCGGTTGATAGATCGAGAACACCATGGGTGATCTTCATCGG GCATAGACCGATGTACTCATCCAGCAGCGGTATACTGCCCAGCGTCGACCCAAACTTCGTTGCGTCTGTTGAGCCACTCTTACTTAACTACAAG GTCGATTTGGTTTTCTTCGGCCATGTCCACAACTACGAGAGAACATGTGCAATATACCAGGGGAACTGCAAAGGCATGCCAAAGAAAGACGCAAAAGGAGTTGATACCTACGACAACAGCAACTACACCGGACCGGTTCATGCCATTGTTGGAGCAGGGGGGTTCAGCTTGGATGGCTTCCCTAAGATTGGT CGGGCTAGCTGGAGCTTATCAAGGATTTCAGAGTTTGGATATGCCAGGGTACATGCCACAAAAACTGATATATTGGTTCAG TTTGTAAACTCAAACACGACGGCGGTCCGGGACCAATTTAGGATTGTGAAGGGAGCCAGATGA